Proteins from a single region of Bdellovibrio bacteriovorus HD100:
- a CDS encoding peptidylprolyl isomerase, translating to MSKNIDVKKVFWIYLFAFLLAAFSFRADAKTESKAKATKKGKDMIAVFETSKGTFKVKLFADKAPKTVENIVGLIEGTKEWTDPKTGEKVKKPFYDGLTFHRVIKDFMIQGGCPLGTGTGGPGFRFEDEFPAGAPKHDKPGILSMANAGPNTNGSQFFVTTVPTPWLDGRHTVFGEVVEGMDVVKSIENSKTGAMDRPVEPIVIKHVTIQK from the coding sequence ATGTCGAAGAATATCGATGTTAAGAAGGTATTTTGGATCTACCTTTTTGCATTCCTATTGGCAGCTTTCAGCTTCCGCGCAGATGCAAAGACCGAATCCAAGGCAAAGGCTACGAAGAAGGGAAAAGACATGATCGCAGTATTTGAGACATCTAAAGGCACTTTCAAAGTAAAACTTTTCGCAGATAAAGCGCCGAAAACAGTAGAAAACATCGTGGGCCTGATCGAAGGCACCAAAGAATGGACTGATCCTAAAACTGGCGAGAAAGTGAAGAAGCCATTCTATGATGGTCTGACTTTCCACCGCGTGATCAAAGATTTCATGATTCAGGGTGGTTGCCCACTTGGAACTGGAACTGGCGGCCCAGGCTTCCGTTTCGAAGATGAGTTCCCAGCTGGCGCTCCGAAACACGACAAACCAGGCATCCTTTCCATGGCGAACGCGGGTCCTAACACCAATGGTTCCCAGTTCTTCGTAACAACTGTTCCAACTCCTTGGTTGGATGGCCGTCACACGGTGTTCGGTGAAGTTGTTGAAGGTATGGACGTGGTTAAATCCATCGAGAACTCCAAAACAGGAGCTATGGATCGCCCGGTTGAACCAATCGTGATCAAACACGTAACGATCCAGAAGTAA
- a CDS encoding murein hydrolase activator EnvC family protein, which translates to MKIAQILLVLGLSLTLGAKAANPTEVDSLAKDFEATKKKLEDAELKQRQVLSALYQLNKKIKKIVTEKGEMSQQRAFLEVNIRNLTQKVEDLDQKSRQQRTLLAERLRAMYKLGGPSIARFLFSSSSSASLERNLKILGVVAARDLELIKNYSRDLKDLEAKRKTLAQRLDSMKSVEQKIALQEKALRKEQDLKGKLLDGIRKNKLFAINKINGLREKSLQYNIDDAGLFDLLFKPSFADQKGELSAPLEGVITRKFGLMKGQDHPYTLTHKGIFISAARGSNIKAVFEGRVSYVGTLPGFGTTLIVDHGDHYYSVYSHAQEVKVNTGDEVTGSQVLAQVGEAPQDGSSGLYFEIRHFSEPYDPQQWMKGL; encoded by the coding sequence TTGAAGATTGCACAGATTCTTTTGGTATTGGGACTGTCACTGACGTTGGGGGCGAAGGCCGCAAATCCCACTGAAGTGGACAGTCTTGCCAAGGACTTTGAAGCGACCAAAAAAAAGCTGGAGGATGCCGAGCTGAAACAGCGGCAGGTCCTGTCTGCCCTTTATCAGTTGAATAAAAAAATCAAAAAGATTGTGACTGAAAAAGGGGAGATGTCCCAGCAGCGGGCGTTCCTGGAAGTGAACATCCGCAACCTCACCCAAAAAGTGGAGGACCTGGACCAGAAATCGCGCCAGCAGAGAACTCTTTTGGCGGAACGTCTGCGGGCCATGTACAAACTGGGCGGGCCTTCGATTGCGCGCTTCCTGTTTTCTTCCAGCAGTTCGGCTTCTTTGGAAAGAAATCTGAAAATTCTGGGCGTGGTTGCCGCCCGTGACCTTGAGCTGATCAAAAACTATTCCCGGGACCTGAAGGACCTGGAGGCCAAACGCAAGACTTTGGCGCAACGTCTGGACAGTATGAAGTCCGTAGAACAAAAAATCGCCTTGCAGGAAAAGGCCCTGCGTAAAGAGCAGGACCTTAAAGGCAAACTTCTGGACGGGATCCGCAAGAACAAGCTCTTTGCCATTAATAAAATCAATGGCCTTCGTGAAAAGTCCCTGCAGTACAATATCGACGATGCTGGACTTTTTGATCTGCTGTTTAAGCCCTCCTTTGCCGACCAAAAAGGTGAGCTTTCTGCACCTCTGGAAGGTGTGATCACCCGCAAATTTGGACTTATGAAAGGGCAGGATCACCCCTATACTTTAACTCACAAGGGAATCTTTATTTCAGCGGCCAGGGGTAGCAATATCAAAGCCGTGTTTGAAGGCAGGGTTTCTTATGTCGGAACGCTTCCGGGCTTTGGAACAACTCTGATTGTGGATCATGGAGATCACTACTACAGCGTCTATTCCCATGCACAAGAAGTGAAAGTGAACACCGGTGATGAGGTCACGGGATCTCAGGTGCTGGCGCAAGTGGGTGAAGCCCCGCAAGACGGCAGTTCCGGACTGTATTTTGAAATTAGACATTTTTCCGAACCCTACGACCCGCAACAGTGGATGAAAGGACTCTAA
- a CDS encoding protein TolB → MMKQILALALIIGLFPLFSHAQNNNGIYIKLGEARTKKSLMAFPPLQYTGSPSTASRNQGVGVEIFNTITNDLTVSSYFQFINQSAFLEDTSKTGLMPAPGLPNGFKFQSWSSIGADFLIRAGYSVVGNEVTLETYTYHVPRAALVLGKKYKGPTSSARRIAHTFANDVMKALTGVEGPFLSRVVVSSDKGSGQSKEIFTMDWDGANMEQVSNHRSISISPAWSPDGKKIAYTSYVKRVGAKFRNADMLLLDLTTGKRSLISYRQGINSGASFSADGKHIYLTISQGNSPDIYKMGLDGTLVGKITNGPAGALNVEPTVSPQGLLSFSSDRAGRPMIYTADAAGNNVKRITFAGVFNSSPSWSPDGKKIAFAGQSDNNFDIFVMNADGTGMIRLTSAKKPNGRMASNEDPSFSPDGRFVMYTSNRTGKNQIYISTVDGTEERRVTNDNNNYYKPKWSNNID, encoded by the coding sequence ATGATGAAACAGATACTGGCCCTTGCTCTGATTATCGGCCTATTCCCTCTTTTCTCCCATGCCCAAAACAACAATGGCATCTATATCAAGTTGGGCGAAGCACGCACCAAAAAAAGCCTGATGGCGTTCCCGCCTTTGCAATACACAGGCTCCCCTTCAACAGCCTCCCGCAATCAGGGTGTCGGGGTTGAGATCTTTAATACGATCACAAACGATCTGACCGTTTCCTCTTACTTCCAGTTCATCAACCAGAGTGCTTTCCTGGAAGACACCTCCAAAACCGGCTTGATGCCGGCTCCGGGTCTGCCAAACGGATTCAAATTCCAAAGCTGGTCCTCCATCGGCGCTGACTTCCTGATCCGTGCGGGTTACTCGGTTGTCGGCAACGAAGTGACTTTGGAAACCTACACCTACCACGTTCCCCGTGCGGCCTTGGTTCTGGGCAAAAAGTATAAAGGCCCAACCAGCAGTGCCCGTCGTATCGCGCACACTTTCGCCAACGACGTCATGAAAGCCCTGACCGGTGTTGAAGGTCCGTTCCTGTCCCGCGTGGTTGTTTCCAGCGACAAAGGCAGCGGCCAGAGCAAAGAAATCTTCACGATGGACTGGGATGGGGCGAACATGGAACAGGTTTCGAATCATCGCAGTATCTCGATTTCTCCAGCATGGTCTCCGGACGGTAAAAAGATCGCCTACACTTCTTATGTGAAACGTGTGGGTGCAAAGTTCCGCAACGCCGACATGCTGCTGTTGGATCTGACGACCGGGAAAAGATCTTTGATCTCTTACCGCCAGGGTATCAATTCAGGCGCGTCCTTCTCGGCTGACGGAAAACACATTTATCTGACCATTTCCCAGGGTAACAGCCCGGACATCTACAAAATGGGACTGGATGGAACTCTGGTTGGCAAAATCACCAATGGACCTGCCGGAGCATTGAACGTGGAGCCGACAGTATCCCCACAAGGGTTGCTGAGCTTCTCTTCAGACCGTGCGGGCCGCCCGATGATTTACACGGCGGACGCTGCCGGGAACAATGTGAAACGCATCACTTTTGCAGGTGTGTTTAACTCGTCCCCGTCCTGGTCTCCGGATGGCAAGAAAATCGCCTTTGCCGGCCAGAGCGACAACAACTTTGATATCTTTGTGATGAACGCGGACGGCACTGGAATGATCCGTCTGACTTCCGCGAAGAAACCAAACGGTCGCATGGCAAGTAACGAAGACCCTTCATTCTCTCCGGATGGAAGATTCGTGATGTACACGTCCAACCGCACGGGGAAAAATCAGATCTATATTTCCACCGTGGACGGAACTGAAGAGCGTCGTGTGACCAACGACAACAACAATTACTACAAGCCAAAATGGTCCAACAACATTGACTAA
- a CDS encoding DUF4430 domain-containing protein: MKTLKPLLPLLVVLAASQSKAVSWRIFGACKNSPVHEGTYQADLTKSVGALSLEIFDANKIPYVGSAEGINSIINSPIGLDSIEVVSDTELRAYGWCYTINGKQPTEMPDKIQFKSQDDKLTWFYAYSTNKNNEWTDYCSPAYWIAADQFCK, translated from the coding sequence GTGAAAACTCTTAAGCCGTTGTTGCCACTTTTGGTGGTGCTGGCAGCATCCCAGTCCAAGGCGGTGTCCTGGAGAATCTTTGGCGCCTGCAAGAACTCTCCTGTGCATGAGGGAACCTATCAGGCGGACTTGACTAAATCAGTGGGCGCTCTGAGCCTTGAAATCTTTGATGCGAATAAGATCCCGTACGTGGGATCTGCGGAAGGCATCAATTCCATCATCAACAGCCCGATCGGTCTGGACAGCATTGAAGTTGTGTCCGACACCGAACTGCGCGCTTATGGCTGGTGTTACACTATCAACGGCAAGCAGCCGACAGAAATGCCGGACAAGATTCAATTCAAATCCCAGGACGACAAGTTGACGTGGTTCTATGCGTACTCCACCAATAAGAATAATGAGTGGACCGACTATTGTTCCCCGGCCTACTGGATCGCGGCCGATCAGTTCTGCAAATAA
- a CDS encoding thioredoxin family protein, which translates to MAVVEITKNNIQEIVESNNMIILDFWATWCAPCRRFAPIFESVAAKHPDVIFGKIDTEAEVELADKFQIKSIPTLMIIKESDIIFSQPGALPEEIFEQIVVKAKEIDMEEVRRENS; encoded by the coding sequence ATGGCTGTCGTAGAAATCACCAAGAACAACATTCAAGAGATCGTTGAAAGCAACAACATGATCATTCTGGATTTCTGGGCCACATGGTGTGCACCTTGCCGTCGTTTTGCCCCGATCTTTGAGTCTGTGGCTGCAAAACACCCCGACGTGATTTTCGGAAAGATCGACACCGAAGCGGAGGTGGAGTTGGCGGACAAGTTCCAGATCAAATCCATCCCGACTTTGATGATCATCAAAGAAAGCGACATTATCTTCAGCCAGCCAGGCGCCTTGCCGGAAGAGATCTTTGAGCAGATCGTGGTGAAGGCCAAAGAAATCGACATGGAAGAGGTTCGTCGTGAAAACTCTTAA
- a CDS encoding cell division protein FtsX — protein MRPHHKNWALKVSTLVVVTACFVVMGAALLVSQNFRNILTLWGEDVQMTVYLSQDLSEKGRQDIESKIKENENVAAVKFVTQEQALGDFRTQMASYAPDITQDEELLRLIPASLLVQLKSNVAAAEQTAVLQNMAGKLRQLEGVDEVSYGQDWVEKYAALVNAIELTLRALCVVILMASLFVMSNAIRASVAARKDEIVVLEMIGATPSMIRKPFLVEGAVLGVVSSVLSLGLCFAVYIGIKNLLTTKLSFLQLGEHIQFLGPLLLVTFVVAGTGLGALGSYLCVRRMNDGFAGSQG, from the coding sequence GTGAGACCACATCATAAGAACTGGGCTTTGAAGGTTTCCACCCTGGTTGTCGTAACAGCATGTTTTGTGGTGATGGGTGCAGCCCTTCTTGTATCGCAGAACTTTCGAAACATCCTGACCCTGTGGGGCGAGGATGTGCAGATGACGGTTTATCTTTCTCAGGATCTGTCCGAGAAAGGCCGTCAGGACATTGAAAGCAAAATCAAAGAAAATGAGAATGTGGCCGCCGTGAAGTTCGTCACGCAAGAGCAGGCTTTGGGGGATTTTCGCACCCAGATGGCCAGTTATGCTCCGGATATCACTCAGGATGAGGAACTGCTGCGTCTGATCCCGGCCAGCCTCCTGGTTCAATTAAAATCCAATGTGGCTGCGGCCGAGCAGACCGCTGTTTTACAAAACATGGCCGGAAAGCTTCGTCAGCTCGAGGGCGTGGACGAAGTCAGTTATGGCCAGGACTGGGTTGAAAAGTATGCGGCATTGGTCAACGCCATTGAACTGACGTTGCGGGCTTTGTGCGTGGTGATTCTGATGGCGTCCCTTTTTGTGATGTCCAATGCGATCCGCGCTTCCGTAGCGGCAAGAAAAGATGAGATTGTGGTCCTGGAGATGATCGGGGCCACTCCGTCCATGATCCGTAAGCCCTTCCTTGTTGAAGGAGCGGTACTGGGGGTGGTTTCCTCCGTTTTATCATTGGGTCTTTGCTTTGCCGTTTATATCGGTATCAAAAATTTACTGACGACGAAACTGAGCTTTCTGCAACTGGGGGAGCACATTCAGTTCCTTGGCCCGTTGTTGCTGGTGACTTTCGTTGTCGCCGGCACAGGTCTGGGGGCCTTGGGTTCTTATCTGTGTGTGCGCCGTATGAATGACGGCTTTGCCGGAAGTCAGGGGTAG
- a CDS encoding S41 family peptidase, with amino-acid sequence MQSLKRYWKTYILGGALLLVLFIMAETGFQVRSFAQERYADLQNFSKVLNLIQQYYVEEVNTKKLVYGAIKGMLRELDPHTNFMPPEMFKDFETETSGEFGGLGIEISIQNGILTIISPIEDAPAWEAGIKAGDKVVSIDGTTTKGMSLAEASVMMRGKKGSKIVLRVVRDNEEKPRDITVVRGSVKIKSVKYTDLGDGFAYVRITSFIENTSKDLQKTVENHIKNNKNMAGLLIDMRRNPGGLLDQAIKVSDMFLKDGTIVSTIGRNKNEKEVATASKKGQYTNFPIVILVNEYTASASEIVSGALQDNKRALIVGQRTFGKGSVQSVIKLGDGSGLKLTVARYYTPNGVSIQAEGIHPDIEIEDVDPDAFSKAIVKSVTTREGDIAGHLKGDREKAAEKLDVKEGAEEGALAWWKDVGSKKDEKLSPRDKLFKSDYQAYQAFSYLKAWDTLKALTR; translated from the coding sequence ATGCAATCACTCAAACGCTACTGGAAAACCTATATTTTGGGCGGCGCCCTTCTGCTGGTTTTGTTCATCATGGCAGAAACAGGTTTCCAGGTTAGATCCTTTGCTCAGGAAAGGTATGCGGATCTGCAGAACTTCAGTAAAGTTCTTAATCTGATTCAGCAGTACTATGTTGAAGAAGTGAATACCAAGAAGCTGGTTTACGGGGCGATCAAAGGGATGCTGCGCGAACTGGATCCACACACGAACTTCATGCCACCGGAGATGTTCAAGGATTTTGAGACAGAAACCAGTGGTGAGTTCGGTGGGTTGGGTATTGAGATTTCCATTCAAAACGGCATTCTGACGATCATTTCCCCGATCGAGGATGCACCAGCCTGGGAAGCGGGCATCAAGGCTGGGGATAAAGTTGTATCTATCGACGGGACCACCACAAAAGGCATGAGTCTGGCCGAAGCTTCCGTGATGATGCGTGGAAAAAAAGGCAGCAAGATTGTTTTGCGAGTCGTGCGCGATAACGAGGAAAAACCTCGCGACATCACCGTTGTTCGTGGCAGTGTGAAAATCAAGTCAGTGAAGTACACGGATCTGGGGGATGGTTTTGCTTATGTGCGGATCACAAGCTTCATTGAAAACACATCCAAGGATCTGCAAAAGACTGTTGAAAATCATATCAAGAACAACAAAAATATGGCGGGCTTGTTGATTGATATGCGCAGAAATCCGGGTGGTTTGCTGGATCAGGCCATCAAGGTCAGTGATATGTTCCTGAAGGACGGGACGATTGTTTCCACTATCGGACGTAATAAAAACGAAAAAGAAGTGGCGACAGCCTCTAAAAAAGGTCAGTACACAAACTTCCCGATTGTGATTCTGGTGAATGAATACACCGCAAGTGCCAGTGAAATTGTGTCCGGTGCTTTGCAGGACAACAAACGTGCTTTGATCGTCGGTCAAAGAACATTTGGTAAAGGCTCCGTCCAGTCTGTGATCAAGCTGGGTGATGGCAGTGGTTTGAAATTGACCGTGGCTCGTTACTACACACCGAATGGTGTTTCGATCCAGGCAGAAGGTATTCATCCTGACATCGAAATTGAAGATGTGGATCCGGATGCTTTCTCTAAGGCGATTGTGAAGTCTGTCACAACTCGTGAAGGTGATATCGCAGGTCACTTGAAAGGTGATCGTGAGAAAGCGGCAGAGAAGCTGGATGTTAAAGAGGGCGCAGAAGAAGGCGCACTGGCTTGGTGGAAAGACGTGGGATCGAAAAAAGATGAAAAGCTGTCGCCGCGCGATAAGCTGTTCAAGTCTGATTATCAAGCATATCAAGCATTTAGCTATCTCAAAGCATGGGATACTTTGAAGGCTTTGACGCGCTAG
- a CDS encoding [protein-PII] uridylyltransferase family protein — translation MTNLSIEDQLRQERSEIWSRFADAAKTDSMAPDQICQQWSGAADLLLRHAFDHCFSNQKIALFALGKLGSSELNLSSDVDVLLVSQEDSAQGLSALRKFQKILTERTAAGFVFRVDFDLRPGGKQGPLIPTLDQFKDYYGNYGETWERLAFVRLRPIAGDEDVQKEVLAFAQKFSFRKHLDFTLLEDLKTLRSKIQVHYWERSQDQVVDLKLGIGGIRDVELFTHALQVIHGGRDLTLQVRGTTEALLLLEMKELLPPEEAKFLRQHYWNLRRLENYVQALNDEQTHLLVLNETHPEFVMQALPNLKFDMLRCDSIVKSLLGEAPKEISLEEELKRTGLPDQDLQELWQEILGQEVLSRNKGRDELSRKAFLGAFLETLQEQKGDIRRGLLLLKDFIGSTRAKASFFALLLREKELLQELAWLFGHSPYLSRILCNRPELLDSFVYRAQDKHSEDLGTLLEELAEKKLLSEVINGSEYLEDKNLQQLTANLTSTADSVATTLLDALKKEYPSKLRILALGKWGGREMGFRSDLDFIFVVPEEPVEIDYKLAKRFITRLTESHRGGNIYSIDMRLRPSGKAGPLVIVQKDLEDYLQTQSSAWERQAYLKARWIGESTHNNLGFLDLGLSSAELDELERIRTQLLVEGAHPNLKYSEGGLVDVELAAQTAVLKKKFKPSSTGTADLISALEEKSGVLLKNYDRLRQIEQMLQLVASESLTELSPNHESFHALALALHLPPQELLNEVTGLLSANVALLKELDPRRLPH, via the coding sequence TTGACTAACTTATCCATCGAGGATCAGTTACGGCAAGAGCGCAGCGAGATCTGGTCTCGCTTTGCTGACGCCGCCAAGACCGACTCTATGGCCCCCGATCAAATCTGCCAGCAATGGAGTGGGGCCGCGGATCTTCTTTTACGCCACGCTTTTGATCACTGCTTTTCCAATCAAAAAATCGCACTTTTCGCCCTGGGCAAGCTGGGGTCTTCAGAACTGAATTTAAGCTCGGATGTGGATGTTCTATTGGTCAGTCAGGAGGACTCTGCCCAAGGCCTTTCGGCTTTGCGCAAGTTTCAAAAGATTCTGACTGAACGAACTGCGGCGGGCTTTGTCTTTCGCGTGGACTTTGACCTGCGCCCCGGCGGCAAACAAGGGCCGCTGATTCCAACCCTGGATCAATTCAAAGATTACTATGGCAACTATGGCGAAACCTGGGAACGTCTGGCCTTTGTTCGTCTGCGCCCGATTGCCGGTGATGAAGATGTGCAGAAGGAAGTGCTGGCGTTTGCGCAGAAGTTTTCTTTCCGCAAACATCTGGATTTTACTTTGCTCGAAGACTTAAAGACCCTGCGCTCTAAAATTCAGGTGCATTACTGGGAACGCTCGCAGGATCAAGTGGTGGATTTAAAGCTGGGCATCGGGGGCATTCGCGATGTCGAGCTTTTCACCCACGCCCTTCAGGTCATTCACGGTGGCCGCGATCTGACATTGCAGGTGCGCGGAACCACGGAGGCTTTATTACTGCTGGAAATGAAAGAGCTTCTGCCACCTGAAGAAGCCAAGTTCCTGCGCCAGCACTATTGGAATCTGCGCCGGCTTGAAAACTATGTTCAGGCGCTGAACGATGAACAGACTCACTTACTGGTACTGAACGAAACGCATCCTGAATTTGTGATGCAGGCCTTGCCGAATCTGAAGTTCGACATGCTTCGCTGTGATTCCATCGTAAAAAGTCTGTTGGGGGAAGCCCCGAAAGAGATTTCGCTGGAAGAAGAACTGAAACGCACCGGCTTGCCGGATCAGGATCTGCAGGAACTTTGGCAGGAAATCCTGGGGCAGGAAGTTCTTTCCCGCAACAAAGGCCGCGATGAGCTTTCACGCAAAGCCTTTTTGGGGGCTTTTCTAGAAACCTTGCAGGAACAAAAAGGCGACATTCGCCGGGGTTTGTTGCTGTTAAAAGATTTCATCGGCAGCACGCGGGCCAAAGCCAGCTTCTTTGCGCTGCTATTGCGCGAAAAAGAACTGCTGCAGGAACTGGCGTGGTTGTTCGGTCATTCGCCGTATCTTTCCCGCATTCTGTGCAACCGCCCTGAACTGCTGGACAGTTTCGTGTACCGCGCTCAGGACAAACACTCGGAAGATCTGGGCACCCTGCTGGAAGAACTGGCTGAAAAGAAGCTTCTTTCTGAGGTCATCAACGGAAGCGAGTATCTTGAAGATAAAAACCTTCAGCAGTTGACCGCGAATCTGACCTCCACTGCGGATTCCGTGGCGACCACGTTGCTGGATGCTCTGAAAAAAGAATATCCCTCGAAGCTGCGCATTCTGGCGTTGGGCAAATGGGGCGGCCGCGAAATGGGTTTCCGCTCAGACCTAGATTTCATCTTTGTCGTGCCGGAGGAACCGGTCGAAATAGACTATAAGCTCGCCAAACGTTTCATCACCCGTCTGACTGAAAGTCATCGTGGTGGAAATATCTATTCCATCGACATGCGCCTGCGCCCGTCCGGAAAAGCCGGGCCCTTGGTTATTGTGCAAAAGGATCTGGAAGACTATCTGCAAACTCAAAGTTCGGCCTGGGAACGTCAGGCTTATTTGAAAGCCCGCTGGATTGGCGAAAGCACTCACAATAATCTGGGCTTTTTGGATCTGGGGCTTTCTTCCGCTGAGCTGGATGAGCTTGAGCGCATCCGCACTCAGTTGCTGGTTGAGGGAGCACATCCCAACTTGAAGTACAGCGAAGGCGGACTTGTGGATGTGGAACTGGCCGCGCAGACCGCAGTTTTAAAGAAGAAATTCAAACCCTCCTCAACAGGAACCGCCGATTTGATCAGCGCTTTAGAGGAGAAATCAGGTGTTTTGCTCAAGAACTATGACCGACTGCGCCAGATTGAGCAGATGCTTCAGCTGGTTGCGTCAGAGTCGCTGACGGAACTGAGCCCAAATCATGAGTCGTTTCATGCGCTTGCCTTGGCGCTTCATCTGCCTCCGCAAGAGCTTCTGAATGAAGTCACAGGCCTGCTTTCGGCTAACGTTGCACTTTTGAAGGAACTTGACCCTCGACGGCTGCCTCACTAA